One Lentimicrobium sp. L6 genomic window, AAATTAGATGTTATTTTCTTCCTCAGGAGCAAGAAGGGCAGCACCGCAAATTTTACAGAATCTAGCTCCATCCTCATGTTTGTCACAATGGCAATTTTCACAAACTAGAGTGTTTAGATTTATTTTTCTTTTATTTTCAGATTTAATCATTTCGGAAGAAACGATACCTGTCGGTACGGCAATAATGGCATAACCCATAATCATAATAATGGATGCTAAGAACTGTCCAAAAACTGTAGTTGGCGCAATATCTCCATAGCCTACTGTAGTTAATGTTACTATTGCCCAATAGATGCCTCGGGGAATACTGGTAAAACCATTTTCTGGTCCTTCTACAATATACATAATAGAGCCCATCAAGACGACTATGGTCATAATGATTTCTAGAAAAACAGTGATTTTATGACGGCTATTATAAAGACTATCACGTAATACTTGAGAAGCGCCAACGTATCTACCCAATTTCAGAATTCTAAAAACTCTGATGAGTCTGAATATTCTAATCACCATCATAAAGTGGGACCCAGTAAGTACCATACTTAAATAAGTAGGGAGAATGGCTAGAAAGTCAATAATTCCATAAAAACTAAAAATATAATTTTTGAAAGGATTTTTAGTGATGTAAATTCTAAGGAAGTATTCTATGGTAAAGAATATAGTAAAGGTCCATTCTAAGACGAAGAATAATTTAGAAAACTTTTCATTGATAGAATGCACACTGTCGAGCATGACAATAATAACGCTGAGAAGAATAGCGATGAGAAGCAAAATGTCAAAAGCCTTTCCCATGGGAGTATCTGCTTCCTGAATAATGGTATGAAGCTTATGTTTTATACTTTCTTTTGATTTATTCATCATCATCTTCTTCAATATTCATTTCATAAGGAATGCTCACGCTGTAGGATCTTTCACTATTTTGTACTTTGCCATTAAACCTAATGATCCACAAACCGTCGAAACTTTCATAGCCTCCAATCAATTGTTCTTCGTTTTGAGATAGTAACCTGGAATTAAAATCCTGAAAGTATACTGCGCTGTTAGGAGAAAGTATAGTGACCGAATCTAAAACAATATCGTAATTGGTGCATTTGGCCACAAAAGTAGCAGTGGCAATGGATGGCTGGGTAACCAAGAAATTGACTTCATTGGGGTCTATATTTTCTTTGAGTTTATCACTTTTACAATTGAAAAATGAAAGACCCAAGAGTAAAATAAAGAATATTGAAAGTATTTTAGTTTTGGTCATATTAGAGCAAATGTAGTAAAATTCA contains:
- a CDS encoding ion transporter produces the protein MNKSKESIKHKLHTIIQEADTPMGKAFDILLLIAILLSVIIVMLDSVHSINEKFSKLFFVLEWTFTIFFTIEYFLRIYITKNPFKNYIFSFYGIIDFLAILPTYLSMVLTGSHFMMVIRIFRLIRVFRILKLGRYVGASQVLRDSLYNSRHKITVFLEIIMTIVVLMGSIMYIVEGPENGFTSIPRGIYWAIVTLTTVGYGDIAPTTVFGQFLASIIMIMGYAIIAVPTGIVSSEMIKSENKRKINLNTLVCENCHCDKHEDGARFCKICGAALLAPEEENNI